Proteins encoded in a region of the Pseudomonadota bacterium genome:
- the dnaJ gene encoding molecular chaperone DnaJ, which produces MQKRDYYDVLGVAKGASDPEIKKAYRKKALELHPDRNPGDAGAEERFKEASEAFQVLSDANRRAIYDRYGHQGLERAGQTGFSNVEDIFSQFADIFGGFGGQFNDIFGHGFRADGPIAGDDLSVTTQLDLAEAVFGVKRDIPLTHPKPCEDCRGTGAKDGTALRSCHLCGGSGQVAHRRGPFLMQTTCGGCRGKGRVIAERCGSCRGNGEVRVERKVSVAIPSGIDDGQTLRVPGQGLPGRRRGPAGDLYVSVKVKSHKDFVREGDDLRYDVNVSFPQAALGAEIRVPTLDGDPVAVKVPAGIQPGESVLVRGQGVPHLQARGRGNLVVRVQVDVPKRLSGKAKRLLQELQDSL; this is translated from the coding sequence ATGCAAAAGCGCGACTACTACGACGTGCTCGGCGTGGCCAAAGGCGCCTCCGACCCCGAGATCAAGAAGGCCTATCGCAAAAAGGCGCTTGAGCTTCATCCCGATCGCAACCCTGGGGACGCGGGCGCAGAGGAGCGCTTCAAGGAGGCATCGGAGGCCTTCCAAGTGCTCAGCGATGCCAACAGGCGTGCGATCTACGATCGGTACGGCCACCAGGGCCTGGAGCGGGCGGGTCAGACGGGCTTCAGCAACGTCGAGGACATCTTCAGCCAGTTCGCGGACATCTTCGGCGGCTTTGGCGGGCAATTCAACGACATCTTCGGACACGGTTTTCGCGCCGACGGGCCCATTGCAGGCGACGACCTCAGCGTCACCACCCAGCTAGACCTCGCGGAGGCGGTCTTTGGCGTCAAGCGTGATATTCCTCTCACGCATCCGAAGCCGTGCGAAGACTGTCGGGGGACCGGCGCCAAGGACGGCACCGCGCTTCGCAGCTGCCATCTATGCGGGGGCTCCGGGCAGGTCGCCCACCGCCGCGGGCCCTTTCTCATGCAAACCACGTGCGGGGGCTGCCGTGGCAAGGGGCGGGTTATCGCGGAGCGGTGTGGCAGCTGCCGCGGCAACGGCGAGGTTCGCGTAGAGCGGAAGGTGAGCGTTGCGATTCCGTCCGGTATCGACGACGGTCAAACGTTGCGCGTGCCAGGCCAGGGACTGCCCGGCAGGCGTAGGGGTCCGGCCGGGGACCTTTACGTGAGCGTCAAAGTCAAGTCCCACAAAGACTTCGTGCGGGAAGGCGACGATCTGCGATACGACGTCAACGTCTCCTTCCCCCAGGCGGCTCTCGGGGCCGAAATCCGTGTTCCGACGCTCGATGGCGATCCCGTTGCGGTCAAGGTGCCGGCCGGCATTCAGCCAGGCGAGAGCGTGTTGGTGCGCGGTCAGGGCGTCCCGCACCTGCAGGCGCGAGGGCGCGGTAATCTGGTCGTGCGCGTGCAGGTCGACGTGCCCAAGCGCTTGTCGGGCAAGGCCAAGAGGCTGCTGCAGGAGCTGCAGGACTCGCTCTAA
- the hemW gene encoding radical SAM family heme chaperone HemW encodes MDTSVYVHFPWCVQKCPYCDFASQSLARGQPPGHHYADAVLRELDWRAGALPGRRLSSVFFGGGTPSLWAPAQLGRVLRGIRAAFEEHVPCLEVSVECNPTSLGRRAAAALREVGVNRLSIGVQSLDDDELRFLGRLHDSAGALHALDAAVLELPRVSADMMFGLPEQTPASFCAQLERVLACGVGHVSCYALTVEPSTRFGALQRQGRLPLAPERAVVDTFRATERLLEQAGLAHYEVSNYARAGQHARHNEHYWRGGSYLGLGAAAVGCLGHGAAAARRYRNQPDPTRYMRCSRLSQLEVFEERLGCPELIREAWMLGLRTSHGVHIDTLRARLGVDPLLGRERALRRLGKRGDLELVEGHLRVPAQRWLWLDGITSELF; translated from the coding sequence ATGGATACCTCAGTCTATGTGCACTTCCCCTGGTGTGTCCAAAAATGCCCGTACTGCGACTTTGCCTCGCAGTCGCTGGCGCGCGGACAACCCCCCGGCCACCACTACGCGGATGCTGTGCTCCGCGAGCTCGACTGGCGCGCCGGCGCGCTGCCCGGGCGACGCTTGAGCTCGGTGTTCTTCGGAGGTGGAACGCCCTCGCTATGGGCACCGGCGCAGCTGGGCCGCGTGCTGCGCGGCATCAGGGCGGCCTTCGAGGAGCATGTGCCATGCCTTGAAGTCAGCGTGGAGTGCAATCCCACGTCGCTCGGCCGCCGTGCAGCAGCCGCGCTGCGCGAGGTGGGGGTCAACCGCCTGTCCATCGGGGTTCAGTCCCTCGACGACGACGAGCTCAGGTTCCTGGGCCGACTTCACGACAGCGCGGGGGCGCTGCACGCGCTCGACGCAGCGGTCCTCGAGCTACCGCGCGTGAGCGCGGACATGATGTTCGGGCTGCCTGAACAGACCCCCGCCTCATTCTGTGCGCAGCTCGAGCGCGTGCTCGCTTGCGGTGTCGGCCACGTGTCGTGCTATGCCCTCACCGTCGAACCAAGCACACGCTTTGGAGCGCTGCAGCGCCAGGGGCGCCTGCCGCTTGCCCCCGAGCGGGCCGTGGTGGACACGTTCCGGGCCACCGAACGCCTGCTAGAGCAGGCAGGCCTCGCCCACTACGAGGTTTCCAACTATGCGCGAGCGGGGCAGCACGCCCGGCACAACGAACACTACTGGCGAGGTGGTTCGTACCTGGGGCTCGGCGCCGCGGCCGTTGGCTGTCTCGGCCACGGCGCTGCAGCTGCCCGCCGTTATCGAAACCAGCCGGATCCGACGCGCTACATGCGTTGCTCGCGGCTGTCGCAATTGGAGGTCTTCGAGGAGCGGCTGGGATGCCCCGAGCTCATCCGCGAGGCATGGATGCTAGGGCTGCGGACCAGCCATGGTGTCCATATCGACACCCTGCGCGCCCGATTGGGAGTCGACCCGCTGCTCGGTCGCGAGCGAGCTCTGCGCAGGCTCGGCAAGCGTGGAGACCTCGAGCTCGTGGAGGGCCATCTGCGCGTTCCCGCGCAGCGGTGGCTATGGCTCGACGGCATTACGAGCGAGCTTTTCTGA